The Puntigrus tetrazona isolate hp1 unplaced genomic scaffold, ASM1883169v1 S000000148, whole genome shotgun sequence region TgctattaatcatttggtaTATTTGGAAAtttggtattttgttttgcatttatacaaacatgaaaaaagttaaatctTGTGTATGACTGTATAGATGACACAAATTGTTATCTTGGGGTGGTCCATGTGCCAAACTTGCGCTATTAAGAGGGGTTAAGAATTGGatattgaaattttaaatgtacattcagGCTAAACGTACTTAAAAgtgaactaaataaaatttcAGAGTACACTAATTTTTATTGAAGCCCTACTACTGGAAACTACGTATTTCTAGTTTTCTCAAATTTGTGAAGTCATAGCAACTTTCAAATGGTTACCTGAGCCAGAACCAATTTGCCTAGAGTAAAAATTATGTTCACTTTAGCAGACAATGTTGAAAATCAGGATGGAAATGtgcatttctaattttttttaagttggcTTGAAAAAGCCAACTTGCTGATCTTTTTCGGAGACAAAATTTTCTAAAAACTTACCTTCTGTGTACTATTTCTAATCCATTTAAACTCCTTTAAGCTTCTAATACTATTCCTAGTCTATCTAAATAATGCtagaaacacaaaaatcatgCTAGCAACGGGTTAACAACATGCTAGTAACTAGCTAATCATGCTAACAGCATGCTAGCCACATGTTAATCttgttagaaacatgctagcgacaagATAGTAACTTGTTAATCatgttagcaacatgctaatcatGGTAGAAatatgctaacgacatgctagaaACTGgctaatcaatcaatcaattaatcaatcattaTCTAACTCTATCTATCTTGTTTAAACGTCAAACTATACCTTTAAACTTCAAAACAATTTCTAATAGTTCAGTTCTTTCTAAAGCCAACTTCAAAGCGTGTTCACAAATTTTACTTGtctagttattattagtatttaaaaatgaccaacattatacacatacattGTCTCATAAAAGAAAATGGCAAATGAGGTCATGAACTTGTTTATTCTTGTTCAAACCCCAAGGGAATACTTCAGAAAATAGTTTGGCCTAAAGCTGTGGACTATGAGAATAAGGACAATGATGAATCCATTACTGTTGAAAAAATGTGTGTCATCACAGGCTACATACGAAGATTTATTGAAGAAGGTATGGGATTATTTATGCAACTTGCATTACAAATGGTCtttctgttcaaatggaaaaGATCTGTCAGTGATGGCACTTtagtttacagtatgtgtacttcCCTGGTACATACATGtactgttaaataaagtgttaccctgtCGTTTACAGGTTATATCAAAATTCAAATAGaacaaatgtatacattttttccctaatttttttttttgctctttcatAGCATCACCAACCATGCTGAATCACTTAATGAAGTTCTGGGTGGGATGGGAGCTGCCAGAAGAAAACCTAACGTTGGAGTTGGTGAATGCCAAGTTCCCTGTTGCATACACGTGTTTCAAAACATTGCGCCTTCCCTGTCACTACAAGAGCTATGCTGCATTCAGAGTAGATATGTTAATGTGCCTGAACTCTGTAAATAGTGGATTTGGCCTTGTTTAACCAGGAACGTTTAACAAGTGGTCCTCTGCTGTCATCTAGTGGTTACAATGGCAATTGTATAAAAGGAGTAAGAGTGTTTTTATTACCTACCAACTTATTACCTACCATTTGCCAGAATAAGAAGGAGAAGATGGAAACACCTACCGTGTATGGCcgctaataaaaatgtaattactataGGGTTTCAGGGATAAACAAGGCTTACATTTCCTAAATAACCATCCGTTCCACCAAAGATGACCAAGTTGTTCCCGTGAAAACATCCTGACATACACCAGCTTAGAAATTTCATTTATGCATAAAAGTGCACTGGAACACAGCCATGGACATACCCTTGATCCTTCGAGTCAAATATATAATGTAGAAACTAGAATGAAAACTTGCATTTTCTTGAAAGCATTGCTTCTCAATGATTTGTGTAATGACTATACAAATAAACGTGAACTGAATGGAATTACATGTAAATTGGTGTGATTTTTGATTGTTCTTTATATGCAGTAACAACACCTGAATAAAGACAATTACATGCCCGTTATTATGCAAATAAGCATAAGATAGACTTCAGTTAATGGTTAATTTCAGTTAGTTACTTTTTGGCAAAAGAAGTCAggctaactgaaataagcctggCTTATTTGCTAAACTTGTTTTATGGAACAGGCCCCTGCTCACATAAACATTAGCAAAGAGAGACAAAATATGAACAAGAAGTATCTTTATTGTCGACTTGCATCACCTTCGTATAAATTAGTGCATTAAAGTTAGCATTCCTATAAGTAAACAGAGGGCTTTAGGAGGATTTAcactgaaagtgttttttactCTGGTTTCACCACAATGTCAGCGAATCCATGCACCTGAGTGAGCAGGCGACAGTCCATCGATGCCAGGAGCTTCTGAGAGCCGGAGACCGTAGGAACAAACTTCTCCACCAGGGTAACCGTCTCAAGCTTCCCCACATCACTGACAGAGAGTACAAGAATACAAACTTACTACGAGCTTTTCATTCTTTAAACACCATATTTGATGTACCACTGTTATTATGCATCTTTCATCTCCACATCGCATCCAAACACTGAAAGTCTTACCCATGTTCGATCTGTCTGACGCTCGGCATTCCCAATCCCTCCAAATGGAACAAAACGTTCTTCAGTACTTGTGTCAGCGGGTTCTGGAACGAGATCTTGACGGCCAGCTCTTTACCCACCACAGCGTCCTCCAGAGGCTGAAACAGTACAAACACAACCAGTGTATGCAGAAAGAAACGAGAAAATTGCTCTTTTTggtaacgttttattttaaggtgtcttaaTACAGATTCATTTCCTAATTAGGTACTTAGAAGTAGCTATTGCACctacctgaaataaaatacatattatgtaactaagttatggaacagcctgtatttaaaatcttttagtaattatgtagatgtaacagctactgttacacatatgttacAGATCAAGTCTGTTGCACTGCTACTTACACTGAAGTACAATCttaacacactttattttaagcagcttAAATACAATCTtgatgtactttattttaagtagcttatgtctgtgtaCTTGATTGTATAAAGTCACATATGTGACAATCTTTTAGttacataagtagctgtgtaacagactcggtcTGTAGCAAGTGTGTAACAGTAACcgcctgttacatctacataattacaaacggTTACATAACTTAGTCACATGGTAAGTCAATTTTGTTTCATGCAGGTACAACAGCTACTACTAAGCACTTACCAGGTAATTACTCAGTATTGTgggcaccttaaaataaactgttacccTCTTTCCCCCCAATTTAACATCGGTTCTAACATGTATTAGATTTGTAAAAAGTAACTACTTTTAATTTAAGTGAATGATTATAATgggtttgtgtgttgttttacaATGTCATGTTTACATGTGCCCTTCAGCAAGTAGGAAGTGTACAGAAATATACGGGAAAATGGCCCGAGTTAATGTGCTACTTTTGACGGCACTGGTTACGGTGCGTTACACATCAAGACTGACGTACAGTGAGGACGAGGTCTGGTGTACGCAGTCTGAAGTTGAACTGTGTGGCCACAATCTGTTTGGTCTGATTGACCCGTCCGGTGACCGTGAGCATCAGAGCACCTTGGTCCACCAGATGATTCATGTACTCCTTATACTTCAGAGTCCAAGGAATAGTCTTGGCTGAAGGGAGACAAAGCAGCACGACATTAATGACAAtgataaaacaattacaaacgAGAACTATTTGTCATTTTGCACGTAACTCTACTACAGGTCTCCTCCTCTTTGCTCACCTTTCAGCATGTTTAAGAAacacttaatgtttttttacagatttgcGAGGAACGCGTCTCCATGCGATCTAACttaaaattctattaaaattaGGAATGCCAaaagattaattgtgattaaatccgttcaaaataaaagtttatactTATGTTCTATATGTGTGCGTATTTTTGTATAGTTATTAtgagtatttattaaatacacacatgcatgtccACAATGAGGAAAATATGTTAGTtctatatatatcaaatatttatatctaatataaatatatatacaagcataaaaacatatacatggaaatatttacatatctgtctgtgcatttatatagtctatacataataaatatacacagttcacACATATATGTGACCATGGCCCCCCTTCCCCTAAAGTTTTAATGCATCATCtggaagctgaataaatacattgatGCATGGTttttaggataggacaatatttgcacaaaaatatttggaatctgagggtgcagaaaatctaaatactgagaatatcgcctttaaagttgcccAAATGacgttcttagcaatgcataatgctaattaaaaatgaattattttatatatttatggtatgaaatgtacaaaatattttaatggaacAAGATCTTTAATATCCTTGTGATTTTTaccaattataattttaacccatacaatgtatttttggctaatgCTACAAATATAGACATAAAGCTGGTTTTGTACGCCAGGCTCACATGCTTATTTTGAATGTTGTTAATCGAGCATTCCtatttaaaataagcattattataatctctgacaaaatgtacaaaaatcgTACAACAGGGACAACtttatattttgtttgcatCTAAGATGGTCATTGTAGTACCTTAAGAGTACACGTTATGACTCTTTTAGGGGAAAGTAAGGCTCCAGGCCTTAGTCTGTGATGGGAATATTTACTAGTCTGAGTCCACTCACTCTCTTGTGGTTTAAGGTCAACAGGAATCCGGTCCTTCTTCACGGTGTCTTTCAGCACTCCAGTGTAGTACATGACCATCACCTCATACAGCAGACCGGCCGTGCGCTGCTTCGAGCCTGTGTTCTTCAGGACGATGGAGAGTTTGGCGTCTCCACCGATACGAGGTCCTTCCCCGTCCATGACGACCTCAATGCTCACGTCGTTCTCGATGGGCGGCGGATAAATGGTCGGCTTGGAGCCGAAACGACTGGCTGTTTCCACAGCTATGCGCTCCTCCTCCGAACCTTCCAGACGTGAACAGACCGTAAAGAGGAGGGTGAGTTTGTGTCAAAATCAAACCTTCGCCCTAgctcttttgtgttcagctgcTTCTCTGTATTATCAATCTCGACTAATACAATtagatacatttacattctcATCACAATGTAACAAATTTAACATTAATTCTCAATGGGATTTAACAGTTTGGGTTAATTTTAACTTCCGATATTATAGCCAAGCGATATCGGTATCAATATCGGCAGATATCATTGATAATTTGCACAAAAAAGACATGGGAGCATGTctgtgatgcattaaaatgctttaaaggaAAGCAGCTCTAGGTTTAGTTTTGTTACCTTCTGGGTGTTTGTAGAGGTGTGTGATGTCCACGCGGGCGTCAGATCCCACAGCTTTAGTACTGATGCGCTGACCGATGGTGCTCTTCTCTACATGAACCTGACTCACACTTCCATCAGGTTTCTTCTGCCAGTAGATCCGGTCACTGTTCACCTGAGACGCACGGTGAAACCAACTCAGACACTCGGGAGATGTTTTGAAAGTGAGGGTGAAAATATGAATCACTCACTTCGGCAAAGACGAAAGGAGTGTCAAATTTCAGGTCGACTTGTCCGTTGCGGACGGCGGAGACCGGAGTGGGACCGCAGCGGTACGACCCCTGACTGAGCTCCTGAGGGGTCGCGTCCACCACCTGCCACCCACCGTTACCCGCCGGGAGATCCGGACGGGTCATCCAGGACTCGTTCCACACGTGGAAGTTCCTACAGAAACGGCCAACGTGAGAGAGCTCGCTGTTAGTCGTCAGTTTACAAAAATACTCGAACAGGCATTGACTaacttataaaatatttttaaaatagcactGATTTGTGTTGTTAAtattattggtaacactttaactaatgttaaacgacacttttttgtaatgtattaactaacatgaataaactatgaacaatacatttattatagtattctaatttgttaacgttatttaaaggaatagtacacccaaaaatgtttggcttaatttactcacccccaagccatcgtaggtgtatatgactttcttctttcagatgagtacagtctgagttttttaaaaatatatcttggctcttccaagcttggtaatgctggtggatagtggccattattttaaagctccataaatctcatatatatattcgCAATCGAAATCGAACATATATGCCTCTGGAGGGGTTAACACGTGTGTTCTGATGCAGaacgatgggtttttgtaacaaaaatattccttaggttagttttacactgcagtacttgtggatatatctgattcatggagcttcaaaataatggccactatccacgaacattaccaagcttggaagagacaggatacattttttgaaaatctcagttttttaaaaaaaaaaaaaagaagaagtcatatacacctagcaTGGCTTAGGTGTGAgtaaaaaaatttgtaattttcatttttgggtaaactactttaataaaaatacaatcattgaTACAGTGCATTAACAAACACAGCTTGGGATTTTAAAATtacttgtgatttttttagtactgctgtaaaagtgttgtttattcttagttcatgtGAACTAActaactttattgtaaagtgttaccaaattattcattaaaaatcattcc contains the following coding sequences:
- the tgm1l4 gene encoding transglutaminase 1 like 4, which produces MSSSNPSSGTSAASEKLLMVRSVDLLKSKDGPNRLEHHTDAYFSDKLIVRRGQTFQMWIEFSRPFNPKSDRLQLQMKLDSIFTSSPGIRISVPLVDVLEDGRWEMKVVERKDNRVRLKVNTLPSASIGRYRLTVETISPKARLLFPCTPNDVYMLFNPWCEDDPVYLDDEAERKEYVLNNMGRIYYGTEQQIGGRTWNFAQFEQDILDACLFLLERGQVAMTEWRDPVIVSRMVSALVNSNDDRGVLMGNWSDSFEGGTSPTAWSGSGDILRQFYKSSGKPVKYGQCWVYAGVTTSVLRCLGIPTRCVTNFSSAHDTDLSLTTDIYLDEKLELIKDESSDSVWNFHVWNESWMTRPDLPAGNGGWQVVDATPQELSQGSYRCGPTPVSAVRNGQVDLKFDTPFVFAEVNSDRIYWQKKPDGSVSQVHVEKSTIGQRISTKAVGSDARVDITHLYKHPEGSEEERIAVETASRFGSKPTIYPPPIENDVSIEVVMDGEGPRIGGDAKLSIVLKNTGSKQRTAGLLYEVMVMYYTGVLKDTVKKDRIPVDLKPQETKTIPWTLKYKEYMNHLVDQGALMLTVTGRVNQTKQIVATQFNFRLRTPDLVLTPLEDAVVGKELAVKISFQNPLTQVLKNVLFHLEGLGMPSVRQIEHGDVGKLETVTLVEKFVPTVSGSQKLLASMDCRLLTQVHGFADIVVKPE